One window from the genome of Salvelinus namaycush isolate Seneca chromosome 19, SaNama_1.0, whole genome shotgun sequence encodes:
- the LOC120064410 gene encoding T-box brain protein 1-like yields MQLENCTSGLSKKCLNVGSGYPSSDGSELSLQDHPIISANDNLERSSTLKKNSRGMTNQSEADNFPDSKDASGDVQRGKLSPDLHGVSEIRHNFDGSTGERYTLSQSSQPQSVSATPSTMFPYPSQHGPTHPAFSIGSPSHYLAHHPVITNGAYNSLLTNSSPQGYPTAGYPYAQQYGHTYQGGAFYQFSSAQAGLLPGKAQVYLCNRALWLKFHRHQTEMIITKQGRRMFPFLSFNISGLDPTAHYNIFVDVILADPNHWRFQGGKWVPCGKADTNVTGNRVYMHPDSPNTGAHWMRQEISFGKLKLTNNKGGSNNTGQMVVLQSLHKYQPRLHVVEVNEDGTEDSSQPGRVQTFTFPETQFIAVTAYQNTDITQLKIDHNPFAKGFRDNYDTVYTGCDIDRLTPSPGDSPRSQIMPGARYAMAGSFLQDQFVSSYAKSRFHPGVGTGPGTDRSVPLSNSLLSPQQTEEPTVASPQRWFVNPANNRLDFAASPYDAAAAADFAGNAATLLSYAAAGVKTLPLPTTGCSNRPLGYYADPSGWGTHTPPQYCSKSSSVLSCWPTNSVSRTGTSNYLVDNADTIPTERSPIGGSNEAKPKDLSESSWIETPSSIKSIDSSDSGIFEQAKRRRISPSATPVSETVSPLKSEILPPRECEKNCVKDIGYYSFYPHS; encoded by the exons ATGCAGCTCGAGAATTGCACTAGTGGGCTCTCAAAGAAATGTCTGAATGTGGGCAGTGGCTACCCAAGCTCCGATGGATCTGAGCTCTCCTTGCAGGACCATCCTATTATATCTGCTAATGACAACCTGGAGAGAAGTTCAACTCTGAAAAAAAATTCCAGGGGGATGACGAACCAGTCAGAGGCAGACAATTTCCCCGACTCCAAGGACGCATCAGGGGACGTCCAGAGAGGCAAACTCTCTCCTGATCTTCACGGAGTCTCTGAAATTCGTCATAATTTCGATGGATCTACAGGAGAAAGGTATACCCTTTCGCAATCTAGCCAACCACAGTCAGTCTCAGCAACTCCAAGTACTATGTTCCCCTATCCGAGTCAACATGGACCAACGCACCCGGCTTTTTCTATCGGGAGCCCGAGTCATTATTTGGCCCACCATCCAGTCATCACTAATGGAGCGTACAATAGTCTTCTGACCAACAGCTCTCCGCAAGGCTACCCAACCGCGGGTTACCCATACGCACAACAGTATGGACACACTTATCAAGGAGGGGCGTTCTACCAGTTTTCCTCGGCGCAAGCTGGGCTGCTGCCTGGGAAAGCGCAGGTGTATCTGTGCAACAGGGCCCTGTGGCTGAAGTTTCACAGACATCAAACAGAGATGATAATCACCAAACAAGGACG ACGAATGTTCCCCTTTTTGAGTTTCAACATTTCTGGGTTGGATCCGACGGCGCACTACAACATATTTGTGGATGTTATTCTTGCTGATCCAAATCACTGGCGATTCCAAGGTGGCAAATGGGTACCATGTGGCAAAGCGGACACCAATGTGACAG gaaACAGGGTGTACATGCACCCTGACTCTCCAAACACCGGTGCGCACTGGATGCGCCAAGAAATCTCATTTGGAAAGCTGAAATTAACGAACAATAAAGGAGGCTCAAACAACACCGGACAG ATGGTGGTTCTACAATCGCTTCACAAGTACCAGCCCAGGCTCCATGTGGTGGAAGTCAACGAAGACGGAACCGAGGACTCCAGCCAACCTGGAAGAGTACAGACGTTCACCTTCCCAGAAACACAGTTCATCGCAGTCACAGCTTACCAGAATACCGAT ATTACCCAGCTAAAAATCGACCACAATCCATTTGCTAAAGGATTTCGGGACAACTATGATAC TGTCTACACAGGTTGCGACATTGACCGGTTAACACCATCACCGGGTGACTCGCCTCGCTCTCAGATCATGCCTGGTGCGAGATATGCCATGGCTGGTTCTTTCCTACAGGACCAATTTGTCAGCAGTTATGCCAAATCTCGCTTTCACCCTGGCGTAGGGACTGGACCTGGCACGGACCGCAGCGTCCCACTTAGTAACAGCTTGCTATCCCCGCAACAAACCGAAGAGCCCACAGTTGCATCCCCGCAGCGATGGTTTGTCAACCCTGCCAATAACCGACTGGACTTTGCCGCCTCGCCATACGATGCTGCCGCGGCTGCTGATTTTGCCGGTAACGCGGCCACCCTGCTGTCCTACGCAGCAGCTGGAGTAAAGACACTTCCACTGCCCACTACAGGGTGCTCAAACAGACCTCTAGGTTACTATGCCGACCCTTCCGGctggggcacacacacaccaccccagtACTGCAGTAAGTCTAGCTCTGTGCTCTCTTGCTGGCCAACAAATTCTGTTAGCAGAACAGGCACGTCCAACTACCTGGTTGATAACGCGGACACCATCCCAACAGAAAGGTCACCCATCGGAGGGTCTAACGAGGCAAAACCAAAAGACTTATCCGAATCCAGCTGGATAGAGACGCCGTCTTCAATCAAGTCGATTGATTCAAGTGATTCTGGTATCTTTGAGCAAGCTAAACGGAGAAGAATTTCACCGTCTGCCACACCGGTTTCGGAAACAGTGTCCCCGTTGAAATCTGAGATCTTGCCTCCAAGAGAGTGTGAGAAAAATTGCGTCAAGGACATTGGTTACTATAGTTTCTATCCACACAGTTAG
- the LOC120064412 gene encoding TRAF family member-associated NF-kappa-B activator-like — protein sequence MERNIGDQLNKAYEAYRQASIERDNAKKELQQMNVNYERHTQKLQEQIEDQQQLISILKAQLISATKQPSGEVKGEAAPRKQEEETLSPSNPLFDNPGSSLRKIHYLKENMETAVIVSSSPHTAPVASSFENKDVLEVFQALRGKFQQIRTLTQRQKDHLKKIYRGNDMANEQQFSMPIQCTDVAVEQAERPFPSALRPGVDLQHPPMSLASRGASPEDTNQVDSLTTLSIKFPPSTDSEYEFLNSAPEKRIDLSMPSPGVSTFSAVIEPPRRPELCDATTATAAQAVSAEQQQQMNNNSPDICTYCNAVVPEEHMHSHLYTHCQSESEASN from the exons ATGGAGAGGAATATTGGAGATCAACTCAACAAGGCCTATGAAGCTTACCGCCAGGCCTCTATCGAGAGAGACAATGCCAAAAAGGAACTACAGCAGATG AATGTAAATTATGAACGGCACACTCAGAAACTTCAGGAACAGATAGAAGACCAGCAGCAGTTGATTTCGATACTCAAAGCTCAGTTGATATCAGCAACTAAGCAACCCTCAG GAGAGGTCAAAGGTGAGGCTGCTCCTAGAAAACAGGAAGAAGAAACCTTGTCTCCTTCCAACCCTCTCTTTGACAACCCAGGAAGCTCCTTGAGGAAGATTCATTACTTG aAGGAAAATATGGAAACTGCTGTGATTGTGTCATCTTCACCACACACAGCACCAGTAGCCAGCAGTTTTGAGAA TAAAGATGTTCTTGAAGTGTTTCAAGCTCTTCGGGGGAAATTCCAGCAGATACGTACATTAACCCAGAGACAAAAAGATCACCTGAAAAAAATCTACAGAGGAAATGACATGGCAAATG AGCAGCAGTTCTCCATGCCCATTCAGTGTACAGACGTGGCCGTGGAGCAGGCGGAGAGGCCCTTCCCCTCAGCCTTGAGGCCAGGGGTCGACCTCCAGCACCCGCCCATGTCCCTGGCATCCCGCGGTGCAAGCCCAGAGGACACGAACCAAGTGGACTCCCTCACCACACTCAGCATCAAGTTCCCCCCCTCCACAGACAGTGAATACGAGTTCCTGAACAGCGCTCCGGAAAAACGCATTGACCTGTCCATGCCAAGCCCAGGAGTCAGCACTTTCTCTGCCGTCATAGAG CCCCCAAGGCGCCCTGAGCTTTGCGACGCTACTACAGCAACAGCAGCGCAGGCCGTGAGTGCGGAACAGCAACAACAGATGAACAACAACAGCCCTGATATATGTACCTACTGCAACGCGGTAGTTCCCGAAGAGCACATGCACAGCCACCTTTATACTCATTGCCAGAGTGAGAGTGAAGCCAGCAATTGA